One Paenibacillus crassostreae DNA segment encodes these proteins:
- a CDS encoding M14 family metallopeptidase encodes MQQYIVRKGDTLHRIAANKGLMIENIVFANPWSADQSYLIPGQVLFLPSSPRRRYEIQLGDSLEIVAEQFSIQTQALEDMNPGISQSVFPVGRILVLPSSEANCIVEPQGEYGYNELMQDIEELLMKYSFIKTQEIGKSVMGKSLSMLRIGKGPRQIHVNASIHANEWITTLSLMKFVEQYAEAYHSKELWNGYDPQTWFKDCTLWLLPMANPDGVELVQEGVTHDHVYAEQLLVYNNQRKDFKHWKANIRGVDLGDQFPAHWIEEGKRRGIISPSPRDYGGTHPLSEPEAQALATFTLEIPLDYVISLHSQGQEIYWNYRDYEPEESQMISQRLAQVSGYRSVKLQGSDAGYKDWFIQHFKRPGFTVEVGQGVNPLPIHHFRNISFEVGMILGELMN; translated from the coding sequence ATGCAACAATATATTGTTCGAAAGGGAGATACGCTCCATCGTATCGCTGCTAATAAGGGTCTAATGATCGAGAACATTGTATTCGCTAATCCGTGGTCAGCAGATCAATCGTATCTAATACCTGGGCAAGTACTGTTCCTTCCCTCATCCCCTCGACGTAGATACGAGATACAATTAGGCGATTCGCTAGAGATCGTTGCGGAACAATTCTCCATTCAAACACAAGCACTAGAAGATATGAACCCTGGTATATCTCAGAGCGTATTTCCAGTTGGACGTATACTTGTACTTCCCTCATCAGAAGCGAATTGTATCGTTGAGCCACAGGGTGAATACGGATATAACGAGTTAATGCAAGATATAGAAGAACTCTTAATGAAATATTCCTTTATCAAAACGCAAGAAATAGGAAAAAGTGTCATGGGTAAATCCCTCAGCATGTTGAGAATAGGGAAAGGACCCAGACAAATACATGTGAATGCTTCTATTCATGCTAATGAGTGGATTACCACCTTATCATTGATGAAATTTGTTGAACAATATGCAGAAGCTTACCATAGTAAGGAACTATGGAATGGATATGATCCGCAAACATGGTTTAAGGATTGTACCTTGTGGTTGTTGCCTATGGCTAATCCGGATGGTGTGGAATTGGTTCAAGAAGGTGTTACACATGATCATGTTTATGCAGAGCAATTATTGGTTTATAATAACCAACGTAAAGATTTCAAACATTGGAAAGCTAATATTCGTGGGGTGGATCTAGGTGATCAGTTTCCAGCTCATTGGATAGAGGAAGGGAAGCGCAGGGGCATCATATCACCATCTCCTCGAGATTATGGAGGAACCCATCCGCTTAGTGAACCTGAAGCTCAAGCATTAGCTACTTTCACATTAGAAATACCACTGGATTACGTGATTTCTTTACACAGTCAAGGCCAAGAAATTTATTGGAATTACCGTGATTACGAACCAGAAGAGAGTCAAATGATTAGTCAACGATTAGCCCAAGTTAGTGGATACCGGTCTGTTAAATTGCAAGGCAGCGACGCTGGTTATAAAGATTGGTTTATTCAGCATTTCAAACGACCAGGATTTACAGTTGAAGTTGGCCAAGGAGTTAATCCTTTGCCTATACATCATTTCCGAAATATAAGTTTTGAAGTTGGGATGATTCTCGGTGAATTAATGAATTAA
- a CDS encoding HesB/IscA family protein, with protein sequence MNCKITRNAAKVLLKELSKEENKDLKLRVLITHAHGDHAHYGMDVDTATEKDEVVSTDKGIDVILDSSEPLLDGVKIDYLYFPEEGFVITNPAKGNHGDH encoded by the coding sequence ATGAATTGTAAAATAACCCGTAATGCGGCAAAAGTATTATTAAAAGAATTAAGCAAAGAAGAAAATAAAGATTTGAAACTTCGTGTGTTAATTACACATGCTCATGGTGATCATGCACATTATGGTATGGATGTAGATACAGCAACGGAGAAGGATGAAGTGGTTTCGACGGATAAGGGAATTGATGTGATTCTAGATTCAAGCGAACCATTATTAGATGGCGTTAAGATAGACTATTTATATTTCCCTGAAGAAGGGTTTGTTATAACAAATCCAGCTAAGGGTAATCACGGAGATCATTAA
- a CDS encoding DUF1450 domain-containing protein, producing the protein MANDIRVCEKCKHTKLKSIIPKLQKMAPDAEIKVGCKSYCGPCGKRAFVYINGRYVSAPTEEEVLAKVTPFIK; encoded by the coding sequence ATGGCAAACGATATACGTGTATGTGAGAAATGTAAGCATACGAAACTCAAAAGTATTATTCCCAAACTCCAAAAGATGGCACCTGATGCTGAAATCAAAGTTGGATGCAAATCATATTGTGGTCCTTGCGGCAAAAGAGCGTTCGTATACATTAATGGTCGGTATGTGAGTGCACCAACGGAAGAAGAAGTGCTTGCTAAAGTAACCCCATTCATAAAGTAA
- a CDS encoding LTA synthase family protein, with translation MLILLMKLTLIDNLINLPNIQLDPLDYVIALGSLMLVSFWTLWLPRRGYVVSLILLNIILTFIIYSDLVYYRYFGDFITVPVLLQTGQVSSLGESIHSLILWKDLSFFIDWILFILYAITRWILRHKKESSLYLHQTPPIRSRNNNIVRRFIAGTITLAIGYVLTFSPIKQYSETWALGLFAGNWWNMSIYNVTGLIGFHGYDIYRYAQEHLGPEPTLSQEKMNAVKDLFTQKSAQRTIQNNTFGMYKNNNVIVIQMEAMMNFVIGKSINGEEITPHFNKLMKESMYFNNYYQQTGQGRTSDADFISHSSLHALPSGSAFIRYPEHKYDMLPSIMKKHGYSTNAFHAYESSFWNRTIMYNNMSYDHFYSKNDYKNDEPLGWSLGDKSFFKQSLDKMNSLDQPFYSFLITLTSHYPYTMPKDTQQLNVGEFSDNIFGNYLHAIHYVDEALGQFVQQMKAQGIWDNTILVLYGDHDNSIKDKFYYEQFLGKNISDLDMKQIMNQVPLLIHLPDNSQVGEYTDPAGQIDLSPSLLHLLGIPTDSYHMLGNNLFAEHERQVILRSGAVINSKLVYIPSPDGVYENGNCYDLNTRDTTEITNCRVMFDQAALELNISDQVIQYNLISKLDND, from the coding sequence ATGCTGATCTTATTAATGAAATTAACTCTTATAGATAACCTGATCAACCTTCCAAATATACAATTAGACCCACTTGACTATGTTATCGCCTTAGGATCTTTAATGTTAGTATCATTCTGGACATTATGGCTCCCTCGTCGTGGCTATGTTGTTTCATTAATACTATTGAACATCATCTTAACCTTCATCATATATTCCGATTTGGTATATTATCGATATTTCGGAGACTTCATAACGGTTCCAGTACTTCTCCAGACGGGTCAAGTTAGTTCTTTAGGCGAGAGTATTCATTCTTTAATATTGTGGAAGGATCTCTCATTCTTCATTGATTGGATTCTCTTTATCCTTTACGCAATCACACGCTGGATTCTGCGACATAAGAAAGAATCATCACTTTATCTCCATCAAACACCACCAATCCGTTCTAGAAATAACAACATTGTCCGTCGTTTCATAGCGGGTACGATTACTTTAGCTATTGGTTATGTCCTTACGTTTTCACCGATTAAACAATACAGTGAAACTTGGGCATTGGGGTTATTCGCAGGTAATTGGTGGAATATGTCTATCTATAATGTCACAGGATTAATCGGATTTCATGGGTATGATATATATCGTTATGCACAAGAACATCTAGGTCCAGAGCCAACACTTTCACAAGAGAAAATGAATGCTGTTAAGGATCTATTTACACAAAAAAGTGCTCAACGAACGATACAGAATAACACTTTTGGCATGTATAAGAATAACAATGTTATTGTTATCCAAATGGAAGCTATGATGAATTTCGTCATCGGTAAGAGCATTAACGGTGAAGAGATCACTCCCCATTTCAACAAACTGATGAAAGAGAGTATGTATTTTAACAACTACTATCAACAGACAGGACAAGGGAGAACATCTGATGCAGACTTCATCTCACATAGTTCACTACACGCATTGCCATCAGGCTCTGCATTTATTCGTTATCCTGAACATAAATACGATATGTTACCTTCCATCATGAAGAAACATGGTTATTCAACGAACGCTTTTCATGCCTATGAGAGTAGCTTTTGGAATCGAACCATCATGTATAACAATATGTCATATGATCACTTTTACAGTAAAAATGATTACAAAAATGATGAGCCTTTGGGATGGTCACTTGGTGACAAATCATTCTTCAAACAATCACTTGATAAGATGAATTCTCTCGATCAGCCATTCTACTCATTCCTAATTACGTTAACTAGCCACTATCCATATACCATGCCAAAAGATACACAACAATTAAATGTCGGTGAATTTAGCGATAATATATTCGGGAATTACCTGCATGCTATACATTACGTAGACGAAGCGCTTGGTCAATTTGTTCAACAAATGAAGGCACAGGGTATCTGGGACAATACAATTCTTGTTCTATACGGGGATCATGATAATTCCATCAAAGATAAGTTCTATTATGAACAATTTCTGGGCAAAAACATAAGCGATCTTGATATGAAACAAATCATGAATCAAGTTCCACTTCTCATCCATTTGCCTGATAATAGTCAAGTGGGTGAATATACAGACCCTGCTGGACAAATTGATTTATCACCCTCACTTCTCCATCTGCTTGGAATTCCAACAGATTCATACCATATGTTAGGCAATAACCTATTCGCAGAGCATGAACGTCAGGTTATACTACGCTCAGGTGCTGTCATAAACAGTAAGCTAGTCTATATCCCTTCCCCTGATGGTGTATATGAGAATGGTAACTGCTATGATCTCAACACAAGAGATACTACTGAGATCACTAACTGCCGAGTTATGTTTGATCAAGCTGCACTTGAACTCAACATTTCGGATCAAGTGATTCAATATAATTTGATAAGTAAGTTAGACAATGACTAA
- a CDS encoding THUMP domain-containing class I SAM-dependent RNA methyltransferase — MAHLQLIATAPMGLESIVARELKELGYHDMTVENGRVTFSGDLIDICRCNLWLRTSDRILIKMGEFTAMTFDELFEGTKALPWQDVIPQNGEFPVEGRSHKSQLSSVPACQSIVKKAIVDKLNQTYHTEWFPEDGPRYVIEVIMLNDTALITLDTTGSGLHKRGYRKLVTEAPLKETMAAALIQLSRWNPTRPFYDPCCGSGTLLVEAAMIGWNIAPGLRRTFNSEGWPIIPDALWSQAREEAFDAVRDDIPLQIAGSDIDPAAIEVAQAAVNSAGFAKDIKLEVLPLTKARPQGEYGCIITNPPYGERLSEITEVEQLIRELKRMTVSLPTWSFFAISSTKRFEQIFNKKADKRRKLYNGTIECQYYQYLGPLPPRGHSTPHSD, encoded by the coding sequence ATGGCTCACTTACAACTTATTGCTACTGCACCGATGGGCTTAGAGTCCATAGTCGCTCGTGAATTGAAAGAACTTGGTTACCATGATATGACAGTCGAGAATGGGCGTGTCACCTTCAGTGGAGATTTAATCGATATATGTCGTTGTAATTTATGGTTGCGAACCTCTGACCGTATTCTAATCAAAATGGGTGAATTTACCGCCATGACCTTTGATGAATTGTTCGAAGGCACTAAAGCATTACCATGGCAGGACGTTATTCCGCAGAATGGTGAATTCCCAGTTGAAGGACGTTCACACAAGTCACAACTAAGCAGTGTACCTGCTTGCCAAAGTATTGTCAAAAAGGCGATCGTAGATAAGTTAAATCAGACATATCATACCGAATGGTTCCCAGAAGATGGACCACGTTATGTAATTGAGGTAATTATGTTGAATGATACCGCCTTAATTACTCTTGATACAACAGGATCTGGACTTCATAAACGCGGATATCGAAAACTCGTAACTGAAGCACCATTGAAGGAGACTATGGCTGCAGCCCTTATCCAACTAAGCCGTTGGAACCCAACTAGACCTTTTTATGATCCATGTTGTGGTTCAGGTACTCTCTTAGTTGAGGCAGCTATGATCGGTTGGAATATCGCTCCTGGACTACGACGTACATTTAATTCAGAAGGATGGCCCATCATTCCTGATGCGTTGTGGTCACAAGCTAGAGAAGAGGCATTTGATGCGGTTCGTGATGATATTCCATTACAAATTGCCGGAAGTGATATTGATCCCGCAGCGATCGAAGTAGCTCAAGCGGCAGTGAATAGTGCTGGGTTCGCCAAAGATATTAAATTGGAGGTTCTCCCCCTCACGAAAGCTAGACCTCAAGGGGAATATGGATGTATCATAACTAACCCGCCTTATGGGGAGCGTTTAAGTGAAATAACGGAGGTAGAACAACTTATTCGTGAGTTAAAAAGAATGACAGTAAGCCTACCGACTTGGTCATTTTTTGCGATTAGTTCAACCAAACGTTTCGAGCAAATCTTCAACAAAAAAGCTGATAAACGTCGGAAGTTATACAACGGAACGATTGAGTGCCAGTACTATCAATATCTTGGCCCACTTCCACCACGTGGACATAGTACGCCACACAGTGATTAA